The Culex pipiens pallens isolate TS chromosome 2, TS_CPP_V2, whole genome shotgun sequence DNA window gtaatttttgtaatttttgtaatttttgtaatttttgtaatttttgtaatttttgtaatttttgtaatttttgtaatttttgtaatttttgtaattttttgtaatttaagacAAAATGATGAGGTTTATTTTTGCTTCATTGCCATGTTGGTAAAAAATTCTGACAGAATTATCAAAACGGCGTAAGCGTTAGTGTTACATTGAAGCGTTAGTACCCAATAAATCTTAACTCACCTTCGGTGGAATGACTCGGGTGAACAAAACTCCTTCCTCCTAATCGATGACCGTTTCGGTGGGAACCGGACTCTCCCTTTTCAGGTACGTACACACCCAGTAGGATGCAAACATGATGACTAACGCTGTCGAAGCCGCCACGATCGCTATCAACAGGTGCGTACCGTTGAACATCGACCAAAAGCCGGACTGTCGAGATTCATCTCGCTCCACCAGCACCGCTTGCGGTGCTTGCAGCTCGGCTAGCGTCGACTCTTCCGTCGTTGGTTCAGTTGCGGTGCAGGAACCTGCTCCGTCGATGTACGTCCGGACGAATCCTTCGTGACAAACGCAATGACCGGGACCGGCACACGTTCCATTCTCACAGTTTTCGCAGATGGGGATGCAGTCACCGTCTTCTTCGGAGAACTCATACCCGTCCTCACACTCGAAGGAGAATCGGCTTTGGATCTTCTCCAGCGGCTTGCTTTCCACGACCGTCTGGATCTCCTCCACTTCGACCGGATCTTCGCAAGCGTTATCCACCGTTAGCACTTGACCCTCCTCGCAAACGCACTCCCCGTCCTGACAAACGCCGTTCTTACAGTCCGGCACGCACATCTTCCTGCACATTCCATCCCACTCTTCTTCATAACCCTCCAGGCAGCGACAAACGTGCGGGGCGACACAAACCGCGTTCACGCAGGGCTCGTCACAAACGGGCTCACAACGCCCGTACCCATCGTCGGCGTACCCGTCGAAGCACTCGCAAATGTTTGGGGCTACGCAGGTTCCGTCGGTGCACGGGACATCGCAGACGGGTTCGCACACGATCACGCCCCGATCTCCGATCGCCCTTTGGTAGCCGTCGTCACACTCGCAGACGTTGTTGCCGAGGCAGGTTCCGTGGGCGCAGTTGACGTAGTCGCGGTCGCATTCGATTTGGAGTGGAAGCTCCTCTGATGACGCTGGGTTGCACTCGGGAACGATTGGTGGAGGGCAGGTTTGTTGTGGACAGGGTGGTTGGGTGGGGCATTCGCAGGGAGGGGTTTTCGTGGTCGTTGGAGGGGTTGGAGTTGTTGGGCAGGTTAGGGTTGGACATGGTGGTGGTGTTGGACAGGTAAAGTTACAGGTTGGAGGTTCGAACGTTGGACATTCTACTTCCGGACAGGAGGTATCACACTCGCAAGAGGGGGCTAGTTCTACGTAAGGGGTTGTGCACTCCACTGTTACTGGTTCTGGAACTGGCAGACAGGTCATGATGCCCTCGCTGGAATAGCTTGTGTAGAAGCCTACGTGACAGCGGCAGAAGTTGTTACCAGCACAGACTCCGTTGCTACAGTTTACAACCAGTGGATCACAGAGAGGAATGCAAACGGGATTCTGCTCGAAGAAGTCCTCGTTCTCCGGAACGAATCCCTCGTTACACACGCAGTAATCGGGTTCAACGCAAGTACCAAACTCACAAGGAGGATCACAGATAGCTTCGCAGATGTCCAGATCGTTGAAACGGTAGCCGTCGTTGCACTCGCAAACACCTGGAGCGACACAGTGCCCGTTGGAGCAACTACTCGTACACAATGGGACACATTCCGTAACTCCTTCGACTCCGATCTGAGGGTAATATCCGCTATTGCACTGACACTGATCGCTACCCACACAAACCCCGTTCGTACAGTTCACCACCGCCGGATTGCACACAGCTTCGCAGGATCCATCCTCCTTCGCTACGAATCCCTCCTTACAGACGCACATGTTCGGTGCAATGCACACTCCGTTGTTACATCCCGGCTCGCAAACCGGCTCGCAGATGTAGTCATACTTCGCCGAAGATCGATACCCTTCCAAACACTCACAAACTCCCTCCCCAACGCAGAGTCCGTTCACGCAAAGCCTATCGCAAGGCTTCGGATCACACACCATCTTCCCTTCGCGAATCGCCAGCACGAATCCCTCGTCACACTCGCAAACGTTCGGCTGGGTACACCGTCCGTTAGTACAGTCCACCAAACTGTCATCGCAGATCGGCTCGCAAACGCTTGTGCTATTCTCCGCAAATCGGTATCCCGTAATGCACTGACAGACGTTCGGCTTGATGCAGTACGCGTTGACGCACTTGCTCTTGCAGTACGGCGTACAGATCGACTTCTTTGAGTTGATCGCTGGAAGGAATCTCTGTGTTACTAAAAACTTCAAGTTGAGCTTATCAAATTTACCACTAGATGTCGCGAAATA harbors:
- the LOC120415518 gene encoding fibrillin-1-like — its product is MKNVQRFAVALVLTLSGLSSVVLGKFCYDSEKVPKLVQNKTKGVEYTTCSYYCMFGEHSIPLAVTVDKLTCALEYETRQKQVCCEGYHRSGSDCLPTCTRKCVFGECTAPEVCTCYEGYSKVNEYLCEPVCESGCENGRCVAPNTCVCEEGFERNANGKCAEVCDRECQLGWCEENECRCHEGYAPEEVAGGGDMRCVAQCDEPCQNGQCVQPNVCRCEAGYTLSPSSPFVCEPVCAGSCHSCIAPNTCTCDDGFRLTTQNECLPVCSANCTNGRCIAPEVCECNAGFTWVDDECVPVCDDCVNGECVAPGVCICDELYRLVEGRCEPYCPEGCVNGVCEGPGICRCNEGYRRDEVSGVCEVFCRKPCENGVCSGADRCRCNEGYQLDGKDGFKCVPKCGKPCIHAKCVAPDVCECNKGYVKMDNSRNICEAKCTNGCSNGVCVGPERCECLPGYFATSSAINSKKSICTPYCKSKCVNAYCIKPNVCQCITGYRFAENSTSVCEPICDDSLVDCTNGRCTQPNVCECDEGFVLAIREGKMVCDPKPCDRLCVNGLCVGEGVCECLEGYRSSAKYDYICEPVCEPGCNNGVCIAPNMCVCKEGFVAKEDGSCEAVCNPAVVNCTNGVCVGSDQCQCNSGYYPQIGVEGVTECVPLCTSSCSNGHCVAPGVCECNDGYRFNDLDICEAICDPPCEFGTCVEPDYCVCNEGFVPENEDFFEQNPVCIPLCDPLVVNCSNGVCAGNNFCRCHVGFYTSYSSEGIMTCLPVPEPVTVECTTPYVELAPSCECDTSCPEVECPTFEPPTCNFTCPTPPPCPTLTCPTTPTPPTTTKTPPCECPTQPPCPQQTCPPPIVPECNPASSEELPLQIECDRDYVNCAHGTCLGNNVCECDDGYQRAIGDRGVIVCEPVCDVPCTDGTCVAPNICECFDGYADDGYGRCEPVCDEPCVNAVCVAPHVCRCLEGYEEEWDGMCRKMCVPDCKNGVCQDGECVCEEGQVLTVDNACEDPVEVEEIQTVVESKPLEKIQSRFSFECEDGYEFSEEDGDCIPICENCENGTCAGPGHCVCHEGFVRTYIDGAGSCTATEPTTEESTLAELQAPQAVLVERDESRQSGFWSMFNGTHLLIAIVAASTALVIMFASYWVCTYLKRESPVPTETVID